The bacterium genome contains a region encoding:
- a CDS encoding class I SAM-dependent methyltransferase, protein MKNLLWLLLLKLRLYPHIYFTYSPFKIYEFAELTRGLAWRGDERVLDIGCGIGNHTLLLGRRCGHVTGLDVDPGFVARARWFARHLPGRVRADFLDVPLEQAGFADDSFDRVFSICVIEHIPDHVNVLRHAFRILKPGGEMIFSVDSLEAITDAALVERH, encoded by the coding sequence GTGAAGAACCTGCTGTGGCTGCTGCTGCTGAAGCTGCGCCTCTACCCGCACATCTACTTCACCTACAGCCCGTTCAAGATCTACGAGTTCGCCGAGCTCACGCGCGGCCTCGCCTGGCGGGGCGACGAGCGGGTCCTGGACATCGGCTGCGGCATCGGCAACCACACCCTGCTTCTGGGGCGGCGCTGCGGGCACGTCACGGGCCTGGACGTCGACCCCGGCTTCGTCGCGCGGGCGCGCTGGTTCGCGCGCCACCTGCCGGGGCGCGTCCGGGCGGATTTCCTCGACGTCCCCCTCGAGCAGGCGGGATTCGCGGACGACAGCTTCGACCGCGTCTTCAGCATCTGCGTGATCGAGCACATCCCGGACCACGTGAACGTCCTGCGGCACGCCTTCCGCATCCTCAAGCCCGGCGGCGAGATGATCTTCTCGGTGGACTCGCTCGAGGCGATCACCGACGCCGCCCTCGTCGAGCGGCACC